Proteins encoded in a region of the Flavobacterium sp. MDT1-60 genome:
- a CDS encoding 4'-phosphopantetheinyl transferase superfamily protein — translation MPLFKTIQCNETTKLLIWEITESFEELLSKVVLKEKTQRRLEGMKSQMHQRAFLSVRMLIQEMGFTDKDLHYDEFGKPYFDCHNYISITHSYHFAAIIISHETVGIDMELQREKILKIADKFVETEFEYLNPNVSEEYIKKLTVIWGAKEAIFKIRNEKGISFKDHIRVGDFSLDKNQTHASLHFDDLIKDFNVHYEEIKSDNSEQNFTLVYAFEK, via the coding sequence ATGCCTTTATTTAAAACCATACAGTGTAACGAAACGACCAAACTTTTAATTTGGGAAATAACAGAATCTTTTGAGGAGTTGTTGAGCAAAGTAGTTTTAAAAGAAAAAACGCAACGCAGGCTAGAGGGAATGAAATCTCAGATGCATCAGCGTGCTTTTTTGAGCGTTCGTATGCTGATTCAGGAAATGGGATTTACAGATAAAGACTTACATTATGATGAATTTGGAAAACCTTATTTTGATTGTCATAATTATATTTCGATTACACATTCGTATCATTTTGCAGCCATTATCATCAGTCATGAAACGGTTGGAATCGATATGGAATTACAACGCGAAAAAATCCTTAAAATAGCGGATAAATTTGTGGAGACCGAATTCGAATATTTAAATCCAAATGTTTCTGAAGAATACATTAAAAAACTTACTGTAATCTGGGGTGCCAAAGAAGCGATTTTTAAAATCAGAAACGAAAAAGGAATCAGTTTTAAAGATCATATTAGGGTTGGAGATTTTTCTTTGGATAAAAATCAGACCCACGCCAGTCTACATTTTGATGATTTGATTAAAGATTTTAATGTGCATTACGAGGAAATCAAATCAGATAATTCAGAACAGAATTTTACTTTGGTTTATGCTTTTGAGAAGTAG